From Erigeron canadensis isolate Cc75 chromosome 8, C_canadensis_v1, whole genome shotgun sequence, one genomic window encodes:
- the LOC122579654 gene encoding uncharacterized protein LOC122579654, protein MPSLQTALPPELANNAIRLYRECLRRAKYVGHKQHNTELVVQMVRQQFRKHMHETDPDKIQKHLDDAARGLINHILYEAEEITGRKFS, encoded by the exons ATGCCATCTCTTCAAACAGCACTTCCTCCTGAGCTCGCCAACAACGCCATTAGG CTATATCGCGAGTGCCTGCGTAGAGCCAAGTACGTTGGTCATAAG CAACATAATACGGAGCTCGTTGTTCAAATGGTGAGGCAGCAATTCAGAAAACACATGCATGAAACGGATCCTGACAAGATTCAAAAGCACTTAGATGA TGCTGCAAGAGGACTTATAAATCACATTTTATATGAGGCTGAAGAGATAACCGGCAGAAAATTCAGTTGA